GAAAAAAAGTGCCAACTCTGGGGTGATTTCGTAATGTTCTGTTAATCAGTTTTTTAGGTGAAAAGTAGCAATTATGGAATATAAAATTCCGTAGGAATTCGCAACAATGCTTGCTCAAAGTGGGGAATTATTCCTCAACCTTACCCAGCAACCTTCCCAAACCGAACTGTTTTCTTTACTGGTACGTATTTTTCTCAGTGAATTGTTAAATTAGTCTAATGGTTTCTAAAAGGTCATCAGCCCTACGGTCGAAGGTAGTAATCGGGTTTATACTGGTTTTTTCGGCATTACTTATAGCGGCTTACATTTCCTACGAAAGTTTTTCTGAGCTACAACAGGCTTCCCAAACCATTTCCCAGCCTGATCTGAAAATCAAGCGGATTGATAGCATTCTTATGGCGGTTACCACCACCGAGAACACGCTTCAGGAGTATTCGGTACTTCGTTCGTCTAATAAACAAAAAGAAGCGTCTGATAAGCTAGAAGTTTATTACGATCAGGTAAAGGAAGTAGAGAGAATTATTGGCTCGCTGGAAAGTGAAACCGAAAAAGAAGAATATACGCTAGATTCGGTGGTAAACTTGATCTTGGATAAACTAGTGAGTTTAGATGCTTTTCGGGAAATTGAGGAACAACGAGGTGATTTCGATTTCTATAATCAGGCTTTATCTGAGCTGGAAAGTGAAGTATCTACGATAGCGTCTCAGCGTAACGCACCTCACTTTCTGGAGGATACTGCTCGGCAGAATATTGATATTCGGATAGATAAAAAAACAATACTTGGTCGCCTGTTTTCAAGAGACAAGGAAGAACAGCCCTTTGCTACTGCTGAACAAGAAGATGAACCAATTACACTAGCTCCAGACTCGGTTCGGCAGCTACTACGGCAGGTGCGTAATGATCAGGCACAACGGCAACAACGCATAGATCAGCAAGAGCTAACTTATCTACAAAACAACGCTCAAGTGATGGGCAGTATCTATCAGCTAGTAGGGCAACTAAAAGAGCAAGAACAAGCCCGTTCGCAGGAGCGGGTAGTAGAGGCTCGGGCTGCTATGGACGAGGCTATCATTCGGATTGCCATTATTTTGATTGTTGCTTTTTTAAGTACTATTCTAATTGTTTATTTCATCTTGGCAGATATTACCCGCAGTGAGTTTTACCGAAACAGGTTACTAGTTGCTAAGTCCGGTGCGGAGCGGCTGGCTCGGGTTAAAGAAGATTTTTTAGCCAATATGAGTCACGAAATCCGTACTCCGCTTACCGCTATTCTAGGATTTACGGAGCAACTGAAGTTTTCTCAACTGGATGCTGAGCAACAAAAGTACGTGGGTGCGCTGGATAGCTCTTCCCGACATTTAATGTCGCTGGTAAATGATATTCTGGATTTTTCTAAAATTGAAGCTGGTAAAATTAATTACGAACACGAACCCTTCGATGTAGTCCGATTGATTAGCGAGGTAAAGCACGACCTACAGTTGATGGCGCAAGAGAAGCAGTTAGACTTGCGCTACAGCATCAAGGGCGATGAGCATAAGTACGTGGCGGGTGATGCATTTCGCCTGAAACAGGTTCTGTATAATTTGGTATCAAACGCCCTGAAATTTACGCACGAAGGTGAAGTACTTATTATGGCGAAGCTCAAGCCAGTCTCAGCTCAGACAACTCAGTTAATACTGGAGGTGATCGACACTGGCATTGGAATTCCTGAAGAGAAACAAGCCTCTATCTTTGATGCTTTTCATCAATCTGATCTATCAACTACGCGCAAATACGGTGGCACGGGTTTGGGGTTGGCAATTTGTAAGAAAATTATTGAAGGGCAGGGGGGAAGTTTATCCGTAGCAAGTAATGAAGGAGCGGGTAGTATATTTCGGGTTACAATTCAGTATCGTTCAGAATCAGCTATTCTTGTTGAAGAAAATTTGGAAGAAGCAGACGCTCCCGATGTGATGTATTCGGGTGGTGAAGCATTGATAATAGACGATCATCCGTTAAATGTTACGTTGCTAGAACTAGCGTTGAGTGCCCGAGGTATACAATCAGTTGGTTGCTATTCAGGTAAAGAAGCCGTATTGGCAGCCGAAGAGAAGGTTTTCGATATTATCTTCTGCGATTTGCATATGCCAGAAATGGACGGTGCTCAAGTAATTCAAGCACTAAAAGAAAATGCGTTAGTGGAAGCGTACGACACGCCTATTGTTGCTTTTACGGCGAATATCCAGGCGGAAGAGAAGCTGAAATATGAGCAGATCGGAGTGCAAGATTTTTTGTTGAAGCCTTTTAGTCAGAGGCAATTAGACCAACTGCTAAAAAAGTACCTCGTTGAACTAGATACTGAACTGGTTATGGAGTCTCAAGCTGAACAACTTGCGCCGAAGCAAAGAGTAGCGATTGTTTCCCTGGAAAACGTTCGTCAGTTTACCGGGGATGATAACGAGGCATTGGTTTCTTATCTCAAAACTTTTATGGATACCGCTCAGGAGGCTGGTCAGCAGCTTCAGGTCGCACTAAAAGAAAAGTCAGCCGAGCAAGTTTCTTTTTACGCTCATAAGCTAGTATCGCAGGTGGAGCTCCTCCAAGTAGCCGATTTAACCAAACAACTGAAGTACCTAGAGAGTACGGCTTCTTCCGGCCTCTGGAGCGATCCATTAGCCGAAGGCGTGGAAAAAGCTATCGTGATGAACGACGCACTGATCGGCTCAGTACAAAATGAAGTGGCGCTACTAGAATCATCGGCGGTAGACGCCAATAGCGAGGGAAGCTATTCCAAATTATAGCGTTTCAGCTTATTGTACAGTGTTTTACGATCAATATTTAGCACCTTAGCGGCTTGAGTTTTATTATATCGCACTTTAACCAAGGTCTCTTCAATTAGGGCTTTTTCCGTTTTTTCTTGTATGGCTTTTAAGTCAGGATTGTTAAGGTTCGGAATTGATAAGGTTTCTGAAGTGGCCGATACCGTAGCGGGAGAAGTAATTTCGGCAGGTAGAACGCCCGAAGTAATAGTGTCTTCGGAAGTGAGTAGCACAGCCCGCCGGATAACATTCTTTAGCTCACGAATATTACCAGGCCAACTGTAG
This region of Tunicatimonas pelagia genomic DNA includes:
- a CDS encoding ATP-binding protein, which produces MVSKRSSALRSKVVIGFILVFSALLIAAYISYESFSELQQASQTISQPDLKIKRIDSILMAVTTTENTLQEYSVLRSSNKQKEASDKLEVYYDQVKEVERIIGSLESETEKEEYTLDSVVNLILDKLVSLDAFREIEEQRGDFDFYNQALSELESEVSTIASQRNAPHFLEDTARQNIDIRIDKKTILGRLFSRDKEEQPFATAEQEDEPITLAPDSVRQLLRQVRNDQAQRQQRIDQQELTYLQNNAQVMGSIYQLVGQLKEQEQARSQERVVEARAAMDEAIIRIAIILIVAFLSTILIVYFILADITRSEFYRNRLLVAKSGAERLARVKEDFLANMSHEIRTPLTAILGFTEQLKFSQLDAEQQKYVGALDSSSRHLMSLVNDILDFSKIEAGKINYEHEPFDVVRLISEVKHDLQLMAQEKQLDLRYSIKGDEHKYVAGDAFRLKQVLYNLVSNALKFTHEGEVLIMAKLKPVSAQTTQLILEVIDTGIGIPEEKQASIFDAFHQSDLSTTRKYGGTGLGLAICKKIIEGQGGSLSVASNEGAGSIFRVTIQYRSESAILVEENLEEADAPDVMYSGGEALIIDDHPLNVTLLELALSARGIQSVGCYSGKEAVLAAEEKVFDIIFCDLHMPEMDGAQVIQALKENALVEAYDTPIVAFTANIQAEEKLKYEQIGVQDFLLKPFSQRQLDQLLKKYLVELDTELVMESQAEQLAPKQRVAIVSLENVRQFTGDDNEALVSYLKTFMDTAQEAGQQLQVALKEKSAEQVSFYAHKLVSQVELLQVADLTKQLKYLESTASSGLWSDPLAEGVEKAIVMNDALIGSVQNEVALLESSAVDANSEGSYSKL